Proteins encoded together in one Staphylococcus aureus window:
- the queG gene encoding tRNA epoxyqueuosine(34) reductase QueG, translating to MDTKQLKQDIIDYAYTIGIDSIGFTTADPFDELKQKLEAYHANGYASGFEESDIALRTEPKLSLPTARSIIAIAVGYPNKLKGAPKSVRGDRRGLFARASWGQDYHTIMRKRLDMLAAFIESKVPDVEIKSMVDTGVLSDRAVAERAGLGFVGRNGFVINPKLGTWTYLGEMLVSIPFEPDDPLLDSCGDCTICVDRCPTSALVGNGQLNSQKCISFLTQTKGYMPDQYRYKIGNRLYGCDTCQQVCPKNRGINTEQDDIILEPEILKPRLVPLLRMSNKEFKQTYGHLAGAWRGKKPIQRNAILALAHFNEVDAIPELKKVATTDERPLIRATAYWAIGQILGEEARDFINANYDQEDAEVQNEMIKGLDTRRE from the coding sequence TTGGATACAAAGCAATTAAAGCAAGATATCATTGACTATGCATATACAATTGGTATCGACAGTATTGGATTTACTACTGCCGATCCCTTTGATGAATTGAAGCAAAAGCTAGAAGCATATCATGCAAATGGTTATGCCTCAGGATTTGAAGAATCTGATATTGCTTTACGAACGGAGCCTAAATTATCCTTACCAACAGCAAGGTCAATCATAGCAATTGCAGTTGGTTATCCTAACAAACTGAAAGGTGCACCTAAGAGTGTTAGAGGTGATCGCAGAGGCTTATTTGCTAGAGCATCGTGGGGTCAAGATTATCATACAATTATGCGTAAACGATTAGACATGTTAGCTGCATTTATTGAATCTAAAGTTCCAGATGTTGAAATCAAATCTATGGTAGATACGGGTGTATTATCAGATAGGGCAGTAGCAGAACGTGCAGGTTTAGGATTTGTTGGTCGTAATGGCTTTGTCATCAATCCTAAACTAGGAACATGGACATACCTCGGTGAAATGTTAGTCAGTATACCTTTTGAACCTGATGATCCATTATTAGATAGCTGTGGTGATTGTACAATTTGTGTTGATCGTTGTCCAACAAGTGCATTAGTTGGAAATGGCCAATTAAATAGTCAGAAATGCATTAGTTTTTTAACGCAAACAAAAGGCTATATGCCTGACCAATATCGTTATAAAATTGGGAATAGATTATATGGTTGCGATACGTGTCAACAAGTTTGTCCGAAAAATAGAGGTATTAATACCGAACAAGATGACATCATTTTGGAACCAGAAATTTTAAAGCCAAGATTAGTACCTTTACTACGTATGTCTAATAAAGAATTCAAACAAACATATGGTCACCTTGCAGGTGCTTGGCGTGGTAAAAAGCCGATACAACGAAATGCTATTTTAGCATTGGCGCATTTTAATGAAGTGGATGCAATTCCAGAATTGAAAAAAGTTGCAACAACAGATGAAAGACCGTTGATTCGAGCAACTGCTTATTGGGCCATTGGTCAAATTCTTGGGGAAGAAGCAAGAGATTTTATCAATGCTAATTATGATCAAGAGGATGCAGAAGTTCAGAATGAAATGATAAAAGGATTAGACACAAGGAGAGAATAG
- a CDS encoding amino acid ABC transporter ATP-binding protein, translated as MIKINNLNKVFGDNEVLKDINLEINQGEVVAIIGPSGSGKSTLLRCMNLLEVPTKGQVIFEGNDLTEKGTQVDKLRQKMGMVFQNFNLFPHKKVVDNIILAPKLLKKDNNDELHKEALSLLDKVGLKEKADVYPNQLSGGQKQRVAIARALAMHPDVILFDEPTSALDPEVVGDVLKVMKDLAKEGMTMVVVTHEMGFAKDVSDKVIFMADGVVVESGTPVEIFEQPQHERTQNFLARVL; from the coding sequence GTGATTAAAATAAACAATCTTAATAAAGTTTTTGGAGATAATGAAGTTTTAAAAGATATCAATCTTGAAATCAATCAAGGGGAAGTAGTAGCAATAATAGGTCCATCTGGTAGTGGTAAAAGTACATTGTTAAGATGTATGAATTTATTAGAAGTACCTACTAAAGGTCAAGTGATTTTTGAAGGCAATGACTTAACGGAAAAAGGGACACAAGTAGATAAACTACGTCAAAAAATGGGTATGGTATTTCAAAACTTCAACCTATTTCCACATAAAAAAGTTGTCGATAATATTATTTTAGCTCCTAAATTATTAAAGAAAGATAATAACGATGAATTACATAAGGAAGCATTGTCGTTATTAGATAAAGTGGGATTAAAAGAAAAAGCAGATGTATATCCGAATCAATTATCAGGTGGTCAAAAACAAAGGGTAGCAATTGCAAGAGCTTTAGCAATGCATCCAGATGTTATTTTATTCGATGAACCAACTTCAGCATTAGATCCTGAGGTAGTTGGTGATGTATTAAAAGTAATGAAAGACCTAGCCAAAGAAGGTATGACCATGGTGGTTGTGACACATGAAATGGGATTTGCCAAAGATGTAAGTGACAAAGTCATATTTATGGCAGATGGCGTTGTCGTAGAGTCAGGCACACCAGTCGAAATATTTGAACAACCGCAACATGAAAGAACACAAAATTTCTTAGCAAGAGTATTATAA
- a CDS encoding ABC transporter permease subunit (The N-terminal region of this protein, as described by TIGR01726, is a three transmembrane segment that identifies a subfamily of ABC transporter permease subunits, which specificities that include histidine, arginine, glutamine, glutamate, L-cystine (sic), the opines (in Agrobacterium) octopine and nopaline, etc.): MKCLIRFILVLGLLISSAMVYINPTAHAEQDQTWEKIKERGELRVGLSADYAPMEFEHTVNGKTEYAGVDIDLAKKIAKDNNLKLKIVNMSFDSLLGALKTGKIDIIISGMTSTPERKKQVDFSDSYMMTKNIMLVKKDKVNEYKDIKDFNNKKVGAQKGTEQEKIAQTEIENASITSLSRLPDVILALKSGKVEGAVVEKPVAEAYLKQNPKLGISNVKFNEEEKDTVIAVPKDSPKLLSQINKTIKEVKDKGLIDKYMTNAANAMNDDSGFISKYGSFFLKGIKITILISLIGVALGSILGAFVALMKLSKIKIISWIASIYIEILRGTPMLVQVFIVFFGITAALGLDISALVCGTIALVINSSAYIAEIIRAGINAVDKGQMEAARSLGLNYRQTMKSVIMPQAIKNILPALGNEFVTLIKESSIVSTIGVGEIMFNAQVVQGISFDPFTPLIVAAALYFVLTFVLTRIMNMIEGRLNASD, translated from the coding sequence ATGAAGTGTTTAATTAGGTTTATATTAGTATTAGGGTTGTTAATTAGCAGTGCTATGGTGTATATCAATCCCACAGCACATGCTGAACAAGATCAAACATGGGAGAAGATTAAAGAACGCGGTGAACTTAGAGTGGGTCTTTCTGCAGATTATGCACCAATGGAATTTGAGCATACAGTTAATGGTAAGACTGAGTATGCAGGTGTAGATATTGATTTAGCTAAAAAAATTGCGAAAGATAATAATTTAAAATTAAAAATCGTCAATATGTCATTTGATAGTTTGTTAGGAGCTCTTAAAACTGGAAAAATTGATATTATTATTTCCGGAATGACTTCAACGCCTGAACGTAAGAAGCAAGTTGATTTTTCAGATTCATATATGATGACTAAAAATATCATGCTTGTAAAGAAAGATAAAGTTAATGAATATAAAGATATCAAAGACTTTAATAATAAAAAAGTAGGGGCACAAAAGGGAACTGAACAAGAAAAAATCGCTCAAACCGAAATTGAAAATGCATCTATTACTTCATTAAGCCGTTTACCAGACGTTATATTAGCATTGAAAAGTGGAAAGGTTGAAGGTGCTGTAGTTGAAAAACCTGTAGCAGAAGCATATTTAAAACAAAATCCTAAATTAGGAATTTCCAATGTGAAATTTAATGAAGAAGAAAAAGATACAGTGATAGCAGTGCCAAAAGATTCACCAAAATTATTGTCACAAATTAATAAAACGATTAAGGAGGTTAAAGATAAAGGATTAATCGATAAATATATGACTAATGCTGCAAATGCGATGAATGATGACAGTGGTTTTATTTCTAAGTATGGTAGTTTTTTCTTGAAAGGAATTAAGATTACAATATTAATTTCACTTATCGGTGTTGCATTAGGTTCTATTTTAGGTGCATTCGTTGCGTTAATGAAATTAAGTAAAATAAAAATTATTTCATGGATTGCTTCTATCTATATCGAAATATTAAGAGGAACACCAATGTTAGTTCAAGTATTTATCGTATTCTTTGGTATAACTGCTGCATTAGGACTAGACATTTCAGCTCTTGTTTGTGGAACAATTGCATTAGTTATTAATTCCTCAGCTTACATTGCTGAAATTATTCGTGCAGGTATAAATGCTGTTGATAAAGGCCAAATGGAAGCCGCACGTAGTCTAGGTTTGAATTATAGACAAACGATGAAAAGTGTAATTATGCCACAAGCAATTAAAAATATTTTACCAGCTTTAGGTAATGAATTTGTCACTTTAATTAAAGAATCATCTATTGTGTCAACAATTGGAGTTGGCGAAATTATGTTTAATGCACAAGTGGTTCAAGGTATTTCATTTGACCCATTCACACCATTAATAGTGGCAGCAGCATTATACTTTGTCTTAACATTTGTACTTACACGCATTATGAACATGATTGAAGGGAGATTGAATGCCAGTGATTAA